The Phacochoerus africanus isolate WHEZ1 chromosome X, ROS_Pafr_v1, whole genome shotgun sequence genome has a segment encoding these proteins:
- the SRPX2 gene encoding sushi repeat-containing protein SRPX2, with protein MALQLTQRGALSLLLFLTPAVTPTWYAGSGYYPDESYNEVYAEEVPQAPALDYRVPRWCYTLNIQDGEATCYSPRGGNYHSSLGTRCELSCDRGFRLIGRRSVQCLPSRRWSGTAYCRQMRCHALPIITSGTYTCTNGVLLDSRCDYSCSSGYHLEGDRSRICMEDGRWSGGEPVCVDIDPPKIRCPHSREKMAEPEKLTARVYWDPPLVKDSADGTITRVTLRGPEPGSQFPEGEHVIRYTAYDRAYNRASCKFIVKVQVRRCPTLKPPQHGYLTCTSAGDNYGATCEYHCDGGYERQGTPSRVCQSTRQWSGSPPVCAPMKINVNVNSAAGLLDQFYEKRRLLIISAPDPSNRYYKMQISMLQQSTCGLDLRHVTIIELVGQPPQEVGRIREQQLSANIIEELRQFQHLTRSYFNMVLIDKQGIDRERYMEPVTPEEIFTFIDDYLLSDQELTQRREQRDMCE; from the exons GTTCAGGCTACTACCCAGATGAAAGCTACAATGAAGTATATGCTGAAGAAGTCCCCCAGGCCCCCGCCCTGGACTACCGAG TCCCCCGATGGTGTTATACATTAAATATCCAGGATGGAGAAGCCACATGCTACTCACCGAGAGGAGGAAATTATCACAGCAGCCTGGGCACTCGTTGTGAGCTCTCCTGCGATCGGGGCTTTCGGCTGATTGGACGGAGGTCGGTGCAATGCCTGCCAAGCCGCCGTTGGTCTGGAACTGCCTACTGCAGGC AGATGAGATGCCACGCCTTGCCGATCATCACAAGTGGCACCTACACGTGCACAAATGGGGTGCTTCTTGACTCCCGCTGTGACTACAGCTGTTCCAGCGGCTACCACCTGGAAGGTGACCGCAGCCGAATCTGCATGGAAGACGGGCGATGGAGTGGAGGCGAACCTGTATGTGTAG ACATAGACCCCCCCAAGATCCGTTGTCCCCACTCACGTGAGAAGATGGCAGAGCCAGAGAAACTGACTGCTCGAGTGTACTGGGACCCACCCCTGGTGAAAGATTCTGCAGATGGGACCATCACGAG GGTGACACTTCGGGGCCCTGAGCCTGGCTCTCAATTTCCTGAAGGAGAGCACGTGATTCGTTACACTGCCTACGACCGAGCCTACAACCGGGCCAGCTGCAAGTTCATTGTAAAAGTACAAG TGAGACGCTGCCCAACTCTGAAACCACCGCAGCACGGCTATCtcacctgcacctcagcaggggACAACTATGGTGCCACCTGTGAATACCACTGTGATGGAGGTTATGAGCGCCAAGGGACCCCCTCCCGAGTCTGCCAGTCCACCCGCCAGTGGTCAGGGTCACCACCCGTCTGTGCTC CTATGAAGATTAATGTCAATGTCAACTCGGCTGCTGGCCTTCTGGATCAGTTCTATGAGAAACGGCGACTCCTCATCATCTCAGCCCCTGATCCCTCCAACCGATACTATAAAATGCAGATCTCTATGTTACAG CAATCCACGTGTGGACTGGATCTGCGGCACGTGACCATCATCGAGCTGGTGGGGCAGCCACCTCAAGAGGTGGGACGCATCCGGGAGCAACAGCTGTCAGCCAACATCATCGAGGAGCTCAG GCAATTTCAGCACCTCACTCGCTCCTACTTCAACATGGTGTTGATTGACAAGCAGGGAATTGACCGCGAACGCTACATGGAACCTGTCACCCCCGAGGAAATCTTCACATTCATTGATGACTATCTACTGAGTGACCAGGAGCTGACCCAGCGCCGGGAGCAAAGGGACATGTGCGAGTGA